DNA from Ptychodera flava strain L36383 chromosome 15, AS_Pfla_20210202, whole genome shotgun sequence:
TTCTCTCTGAATCAGAGTCACTTTTCACGCCAGAGGCAGATTCCCAGGTACGTGCAGTCTGAAGAATTCTACGGTAAAGTCTCAACACTTCTTTTCTGGCCATTGAATCATTATTCTATGGGACCTACCCTCAAGGTATCAAAAAGAAATATAGATTTATAGCTTGATgcttttcaatttctttcagtTTATATATCAGCAGCATGCTATCTTTCAAACAGGGTCATCTTGAAGTCATAACTTACCATACATAGTTTTTAACATAATATAAAACAAAGGTTTTCACAagagaaaattgtatttttgtttgagaACAAGAAATAGTTTCTCAACAAATTGAGTATAATGCAGCAGTCAATGTAATCCACGAGGTACCACACCTCTGGTGATACGGGACAAATGTGGAGGATAAGACCGTGTTTGCCATGAAACTATGCCTGAggggtggggcaattgcctTATGTTGATCCCCTAGTCACTTTCACAGACAAGTACAGAAGAATGCCCCACCCATTTGGGTGCGAGAAATGTGGGGGGATTTACTTGTTTTAGGTGGGGATTTTTCAaattgtcttgccccagggggtagggcatttgacaaatttcataagACTAATTTCAAATCTCCAACTATGCCCCTATGGGGTGGGGGAATTGACTGCCGGAGTCTGCCACATAAATACAGAAGATCAGAAtatcagttttgaaaattttagcgGCCATTGATTCAACGCCCACATTCCCAGTACACTCACATTCCTTTCGGGGCGATGCTCGCCCTTTTGAATGTAGAAACCCTCCCCCGAGCTCCTTGTGCCGCTGAAGTCCAATACTGGCAATAGCCCACAAAATGCATGCACACTTTAGGCCCATGGTTTGTTtacacatggaggtagtacctccatggtttacaGTATTCAGCTGACTGTCATTTTGTAGAAAGCGAAAGAACGGTTTATGTGGAATGACCATGTACTTTCCGGCATACCTACACAAACTTGTGAGCTGTCGTGCTGCAGATAAATTTACCTATCATACGGTGCACCTTCAGCATGTTCAGAACATGGCATATATTGGTCGACTTGCGTCCTACTttgaaccacagtccctctatccaccacGGATCTTCCACATGTGATACGTGCAGTTCAAATTATTTAAGATTCAGATTCAATCACAGGTTATTCCAATTCAACTTGCAAGTGACTTTTGTTCTTTGTTGAGAATATATGGTACCCAGCAATATCAGAGGTACGCAAGAACTAACCTGTTTGCGACTATGCTATCCAACACATGTGTTTTAGGGCACTTTTTCCGTTTTACTTTTATCAGGACGAGAGTGCATGCATGTGGTTGTGATTTAATATGACCCTGGTTGACCCCTCTCGTCTCTCATCCGGGCATTGCCAAACATGGCTTCGTCCACAGAGCAGAAGGAGTCGGAAGGAGGAAGAAGCTCGTCATATTTGTTATGTGAGTTTCAGTTTTAATGTCGCTTAATCCGAAAAGGGACTGCATCATCTAAGGGAGGACCCAGGACACCTTTCTTGTAAAAATGTCGTCGCATCTGTCGGCTTCAACCCGACCGCCAAGAGTGGGTTTGCAGGTGAGTAACTCATTGAAGTTCGGCAAGCCCACGCATTGTCAACAGAGTACGAGTAAGAAAGGCAACACAAAAGTGTACTTACTACTCAGCGCTTATTTACCCGAAAGGTGCGCTGCTTTTCTTACTGTCATCCGGATCCCCTAGAAATATAATCCAGAAAGAAGAAAGAGGACCATGTTTTCATTGACCTCATCATCGTGATTCGGTGTACAATTTTCCGTTAACCGGAAATCAAGTTAAATCACGCCTCAGCAGGGTTACTTGTCAATTTGGAAAAATGGTCGTTGGGCTTCCTTTTTATTTGAATACAGTCACAttgtagtacatgtatgttacagaaaaatttatgaatacaactaaattgaaatgattttttagCCAGCGGTATTGCAGTAGGATGGTGCAATTTAAAGGGACGAAGTTGCTTTATTTTGATAGTTTGGTGAtatcaaaaaaacatggaaGACTTGCATAAAGTCCCTCAGTGTGGTGTACAAAAGACTGACAGTactgcaaaagtgtcaaaaatgaCCCCTTTGCTGaaagataaaatgaaattttcctaTTTCGACTGCTTTGATATTAATAAACATTACATCGCCACTATGTTAGAAAACGCTGATATCCTTATCTCTATGAAAGACACTGCCAATTAAGATTTCATAACAAAAGCTTGCATGTTTTGACCATATGATGTTATTTTTAGATTTGTATACCATGCATTCTTCTATTTGTACCGAACCACACTCTCTGCAGGTGTGTGCTGTGTTGTAATTGAGAttgaattaaaaacaaaaaaaaactgttatgAGACAAAGATGATAAACAGCCTGTGCCTTTACAGTGGATACTACACTCCTCCCATTCTTTATTTGTATTCCATAGAGCCATTCTTTGAGTTGGACTGATGACCTGCCAGTCTGTCGTTTGTCTGGTGTGGGCTTTTCCACCAATCAGATATACCGAGAAGATGGTGGCCGACTGGAGGAGCACGAGTTTGAAGATCACTGCTTCCATTTCAGGTATGTAGGGGTAACTCAGTCAGTGTTTACTTCCGTGCTCACCACCTATGCGATTGCAATCAAATCTTCATTGAAGCTAACAAAATCTGGGATATGTTCATCCTGCATGGCAAATGAAGTTTTCATCACTTTGGACACTGATTCGCCAATAAATGCTGAGACAAAATAATATGTGTTGTCACTCAATTGGCATGGTCTGTCATAGCAGCTTTacattgtaaaatcatgtttacagtatatgTGTTTTCATGGGCCCTTAAaatcttcaatattttatttaaatgcaCATACCATATGGACGTGttatgcttcactagttttaaccgaCTTGAAGTGATGGTGAAATGTGAACTTGGCAAGATGAGGGTTCTACAGCGATGTTGCCAGCAATGGAAGTACCATAGACATGAAAGCTGAGCTATTTACATAATTTAATATGCCTGTAACATAGAGAAACTGTTTATGATgcaattatttgaaattttcacagagAAAGTATTGATAATAGAGTGGAACTTTGTAAATTAATTCAAACTTGTATCAAATGTATTTCATCGAAAAACACTGACACTTTTATGAAATTGTTTTGCTGAGTCAATATGAACTTGTGGACTTGAATTCATGTTACTCTCCGACCAGAACTGAAGATGGTATCCATCTTTACGGTGTCTTTGATGGTCACGATGGAGGAAGAGCCTCTCACTTTGCTGCTCAGAGGATGCCCGCTGAGCTGCTGCTGGGACAACTGAGAACAGATACCAACGACGATGGAGAAATAAAGGCAATACTCAAGCAAGCCTTCAATGGAGTGGAGAAAGGCTTCTTTCAGTCCATGGATGAAGCTCTGGCCGAGAAGACCAATCTTAAACTCCAGATCCCAGAGGTACAGTATATAGCATCCGAAACGGCGTGTTGGCCGATATGTCTTTGTCTTTCGCCAGCTGTAAATGAAAATGACTTTATGCCTTGATCTCTCAGGGATGCGCATGATGATGATTTTGGTCAAAGTACCAGAATACTATCACAGAATGTACTAAGCAAATCTTCTAAACCtgttcaccaccatggttttgcccacacttattgttatcagtggtgattTTGGACCTGTTAACTAATAAgcggggtgaacaggttaagtacATTACTCCTATTTACCCTTTTTTGGTCACAACTCTGCCATGGTAAACAAATGGGTTGTACCAAGAATGGGCGGTGATAGCTGAGGCCAGGCAAACAGACAATCAGTATTTCACAAAGCAAaccttttcaaattttagatatATAAAGAAGGCATTCTTTGTCACATTCGGAAAATATATCCTTATTCCACTAATCAAGGATCTGCTGCCAGTTTTCCACTTAACGTACACATGTGTTAATGCAGTGGCATACCATCAAAACCATTTGTACCATGTCTTAGGTACCTGCCACCACCAAACCAGTGTTAGTTTCTGGAATGCTAGTATAgacttaacctgttcatccccaatctcttgtaaacaggtccacattcaacattgacaacaatggctttgggccaaaccatggtagtgaaagggttcAACTGGAGCGTAACATTACAAGATCACGGTATCCCTTCATCACCATTTACTCTACTGCTCCCTCTGCGAGATTGAGAGACCTACATGTAACTGACAGGACTTTGTCGTTATTTGTCTTTTGCTGCAGGGTCTGAGTGACTATGAAGTGTATCAGCAGTATCCAGAATCTGTCAACAGACTTCAACAGTTGGAGAGTGAAATCAATGGTGGTACCACAGCCATTGTCACActgattgtcaacaataaacttTACGTGGCTAATGTTGGTAAGTCCATCTGAGTGTTATATCAGCTCTTCACAGTACACAGTTGCATTAAAAGTCTGAAATTTCTTTCTCCTGAGGGATTATGTCTGACGGGTTCCAGGCTGAATTTAATGTAACCCATTTACCCCAATTTTTAATAAATATGTCAACACCAACCATTGAAAATAATAGCTTTgaaccaaaccatggtggtgaatgtTCCAGTCTCAATGAACTTGCTTTCCAAATATCTGCTACACATTCTGTGTAACTAGCTAATTCATCTGTTCAGTACTCACCAGTAATCCAATTatggatgtacatgtacattttcagtCATAAAAATTCACACATACCCGGTACTCTTGTCAGTTTCCTTGAAATTGAACTAgaatttctcatatttttgaGATCTTTTCAGTGCGAAACAGACACTCTAGAaattcagcttggtgaaaagatgactatttttattgattcttCCATTAAGTCAATCAACAAGATCAAAATTTACCGGAGAAAGATAAAACACAATAACTGGTCATCTAAAATGTACATGACCTTCAGAAATGGAAAAttagatttgaaattttatggaGCATATCAACGTAGAGATGTACTACATGTTAAGGTACACATGCtcacaaatcaaatttctttataGCAACTCCCTGTAGCAGCTTTGAAGGCTATCCATACTCATTAGAGGGACAGTAgccgtaacttttgatgattatttccactaTATTTCTTCTTTTGTTGCTTCTCAGAGCATGTCccagatacacagtattcagtttgtcaactcagacTTCATTGCTAtcgttgacaattgaattctggtccagactagaactcaaattgaaaatttacacTTTACACATACAGAGACTGTTGACAGGCTATATGatgtgtttcagcatgttttTTGGAGTAGAAagagaacttgcaattgacgtagaatacaaaatagcaaaaaacgTTCATCATCTCCTGGCCCCTTATAGAGATTCTTCTGAATATTGTGCCATAAAATTACCTTACAGTGTACATGAAAAACAGAATGACTTTCCTTAGATTAAAGCAACTAACAACAAAAGATGGTGACTGTGTGCGTTACGTAGGACTCTTCCATTTTACTCACAGGGGACAGCAGGGCCATTTTGGTGAGAGCTGATGAGGAAGGCCACCTCAAAGTGCAGCAGTTGAGTGTAGATCACAACATGCACAATGAAGACGAACTACTCCGGCTGTCACACCTTGGGCTGAACACGGAGAAGATACGACAAGCTGGGCGACAACTCGGTAATTGTGAAACAACAAGAAGTATTGGCGACTACAGCGTCAAGGGAGGATACAAAGACTTTGATCTTTTGAGGTTCGTAATGTGTGTGACAGTCCATGCCATTCTGTTCATCTGAAAGAAAGCACTATCTTTGTCATACAGAGCTGATTTGTAATGGCATCATAATtagatcattaaccctttgagcactgtaattttttttcccaaaatgtcagggtaacattttaccaacttttatgaatttttctgtagttttttcccatgattttgGACTTAatggaaattaattttcatgggctatactttttgaccaaaatttgggaaaaatcagaaaaaaattgtctacatctGAAAGAAATGTTGGCATTATActgtataaaggcaacaaaaatcgacttggcactcaaagggttaacatgcACAGGAAATATTTGTCTAAAACTTCTGAGGAGACTTTTCGGAAATTACTATTATgggaatgatgaaatttgcacttTATTACCACCAATGTCCTGATTGAAATGATAAAATCATTTATCAAAGAATTTGACCATAAGTTGCAATAATAAAGATAGatacacaaaaacaaaagtttccTACTTTCTGTCGGCAGCAGTGATAGTTTGTGTATGACCAGCAGATTGCAGTCACTGCAATTGGATTCATGTCGATAATAGTACTCATGCTCAGGTGAACATCATCTCCCAGTAAAGGTGTTCATTGGTTGGTGACAAACAGCTAATGCACACTTTCAAATCTTTGCATCAAACCTTAAATAAATTCGTTTGTTATTAGTCGGTCAAATTAATCCAGAAACAGAGCTGTGAATATATTCCGGTACTAAACAAGCAATGTGCCCTGCAAAATAGATATCTTATTTTATTTGTGCAGATGTTATTGAAATTGAGAATAAATGTCTGTGTGTCCTCTTTCAGTGTGGCACATAGCGAACCTGTGATTGCAGATCCTGAAATTATTGGCGGTCTCCCAATTGATGAGTCGTGCTATTTTCTACTTATGTACACCAATGGACTCTATAAGTCACTTGAAGAATCCACCGATACAAAACAGGTGAACTACGAGATCGCAAACATGGTGGCGGCAGAATTCACCATCCAGACCACGTTGAACGGAGTGGCGCAGGCAGTCATTGATAAGGTGGTTCGCATTCACCATGATACGTTCATGAGCGATAACGAGTTTTCCAAGAGCTGCGAAAGGAGAGACGACATCACCTTGCTCGTCAGGAGCTTTAACATGCGACTGGGGACCTCGTTGCAGAGTCCCACCCAAGGCGGACAGTACAATCCCGTGACGATACCTTACACCCCAGGTAGCGGAGGGGGCACCTTGACGTCGCTGGTGATGCCACCACCGAACATGACCCCCAGGCGCTCCAGCGGGCCTAACCTCAACCTGACACAGCAGGATCTGAAACCGTTGCACGTTGAAACGAACTTGACGCCAGGGAGCTCGACGCCAACCAAAAGCAGTGCAGTCTGGGACAACACAACAACTCCAACAGGTGAGAATATCCCCCCAGCCACTGAAAACAACACTCAGACGAGCACGGGGAGTGACACGCAAAGCAGTGGTGAGGAGAGATACCTGTTTCAGAGCCGTCACAGATCGCAAATGGTCGAAACCAACCAGCCTGACAAAGATGGCCGCATCCCGGCATACGTCGATTTCTCTGACTTCTACACTGCGTACAACGCAGCATTACAAGACGCAGGAGCTCAACATTCACTGTGATTTCAGAAACTtggaaacaatctttttttatgCTTTTGAACCCGTTAAGGGTCACAACCCATCATGATGTCATTGGTCACTGGGGTCAGAGTTCAAGGGTCAACCTTTTCACTCCCAATGCCCTGTAAATAGGTCCActatcaccattgaaaacaatggactTGGGCCAAAGTTTGTGTTAAGGTAAAGTCAGCTGTTTATCAGTTACAATGTGGCAGAGTGTCTCAGTACATGTATCGTGAATTTTACCTGCAAAATAAATCTTACCCCTTACTTCAGATAAATTGACTGCAGGAGGTAATCACAGCATAGATATAAAAGAATCATTGATTGCATGATCAATAAGGAACAGGACATGTACGTATTATACAATTTGCGCTGGTAGTTTTTAATTGAGTGGCAGGTTTGCAGGAAGCTTTAGAAAATGCAAAACTCATATTTATAAACTCTTACACGAACGTAGATTTTCTTGAGGGTGTAGAATCTTAGCAACCACCAATAAACTTC
Protein-coding regions in this window:
- the LOC139151663 gene encoding TGF-beta-activated kinase 1 and MAP3K7-binding protein 1-like, with translation MSSHLSASTRPPRVGLQSHSLSWTDDLPVCRLSGVGFSTNQIYREDGGRLEEHEFEDHCFHFRTEDGIHLYGVFDGHDGGRASHFAAQRMPAELLLGQLRTDTNDDGEIKAILKQAFNGVEKGFFQSMDEALAEKTNLKLQIPEGLSDYEVYQQYPESVNRLQQLESEINGGTTAIVTLIVNNKLYVANVGDSRAILVRADEEGHLKVQQLSVDHNMHNEDELLRLSHLGLNTEKIRQAGRQLGNCETTRSIGDYSVKGGYKDFDLLSVAHSEPVIADPEIIGGLPIDESCYFLLMYTNGLYKSLEESTDTKQVNYEIANMVAAEFTIQTTLNGVAQAVIDKVVRIHHDTFMSDNEFSKSCERRDDITLLVRSFNMRLGTSLQSPTQGGQYNPVTIPYTPGSGGGTLTSLVMPPPNMTPRRSSGPNLNLTQQDLKPLHVETNLTPGSSTPTKSSAVWDNTTTPTGENIPPATENNTQTSTGSDTQSSGEERYLFQSRHRSQMVETNQPDKDGRIPAYVDFSDFYTAYNAALQDAGAQHSL